The following proteins are encoded in a genomic region of Carboxydothermus pertinax:
- a CDS encoding sigma factor G inhibitor Gin produces the protein MFMYCNFCHAPKDRGIRLGGKFLCQECEKILTHLTAANPVYSFIVKRFRNFLFKYQ, from the coding sequence ATGTTTATGTACTGTAATTTCTGCCATGCACCTAAAGACAGGGGAATCCGCCTCGGGGGGAAATTTTTATGCCAGGAATGTGAAAAAATATTAACCCACCTTACTGCTGCCAATCCCGTCTATTCTTTTATCGTCAAAAGGTTTCGAAACTTTTTATTCAAATACCAGTAA